One genomic region from Peromyscus eremicus chromosome 20, PerEre_H2_v1, whole genome shotgun sequence encodes:
- the Tmem249 gene encoding cation channel sperm-associated auxiliary subunit TMEM249 produces the protein MDQHMVFREGVVNRIAPSRTLCPELLEPRQPSLDCCLLPCPSLVWPLLFLPEPATLELSRVPKEQTGGFSTSAIAQHFWLWALGLFSTERHLARRLKHNSFYPFQQQQPDVFVLEYFLDTLWKGMLLFIFCLVLVCTGTLKQVEKQETWCFPAYGMAIGLWLMISSLPRRRLVLNHTRGMYHFSISGRTVCQGPMHLVYVRLTLSSDAYGRCFFQLVLCGHKLEPLVLVQLSERYEQMEFLGRHIARKLNINYFDYLAASYRHVVRHWPLGATFNPGIVHRKAQAYAKSSVTDLDV, from the exons GAAGGTGTGGTCAATAGAATAGCCCCTTCTAGAACCCTCTGCCCTGAACTTCTAGAACCCAGGCAGCCCAGCCTGGACTGCTGCCTACTTCCCTGCCCTTCTCTTGTCTGGCCACTCCTGTTCCTTCCTGAACCTGCCACCCTGGAGTTGTCTCGG GTCCCCAAGGAACAGACCGGTGGCTTCTCCACGTCTGCCATTGCCCAGCACTTCTGGCTCTGGGCCCTAGGACTCTTCTCTACTGAGCGTCACTTAGCCAGGCGTCTCAAGCACAACAGCTTTTACCccttccagcagcagcagccggaTG TCTTTGTGCTAGAGTACTTCCTGGACACGCTCTGGAAGGGGATGCTGCTCTTTATCTTCTGCCTTGTCTTGGTCTGCACTGGTACCCTGAAACAG GTGGAGAAGCAGGAGACCTGGTGCTTTCCTGCCTATGGCATGGCTATAGGTCTGTGGCTCATGATCTCCTCATTGCCCCGGCGCCGCCTGGTGCTGAACCACACCCGTGGCATGTACCATTTCTCCATCAGTGGCCGAACTGTATGTCAGGGGCCAATGCATCTGGTCTACGTGCGCCTGACACTCAGCTCTGATG CCTATGGCAGGTGCTTCTTCCAGCTGGTCCTTTGTGGCCACAAGCTAGAGCCACTTGTGCTGGTACAGCTGTCAGAGCGCTATGAG CAAATGGAATTCCTGGGCCGGCACATTGCCCGGAAACTCAACATCAACTACTTTGACTACCTGGCCGCCTCCTACCGTCATGTGGTCCGCCACTGGCCGCTGGGGGCGACCTTTAACCCTGGCATTGTGCATCGAAAAGCACAAGCCTACGCGAAGTCAAGTGTCACCGACCTGGATGTTTAA